A window of Pedobacter lusitanus contains these coding sequences:
- a CDS encoding IS256 family transposase codes for MEENKLGLPKDFFKQFKSKEQFQEFFQEMFKQGVNEMLQGELDEHLGYEKHSPEGHGSGNSRNGFSSKKVKSETLGDVVLSIPRDRNASFEPKLIPKHQRMSEQIEQSIIGMYSRGMSTRDIEDQIREMYGVEISESTVSTVTSRVVEMIKEWQSRPLEPVYFTCWMDGIQFKVRHNGKVVSKCIYLVIGLKHDGLKEILGMWINETESASFWLSVLTDLRARGVEDILIACTDNLIGFTKAIAEVFPKTITQLCVVHQIRNSCKYVVWKERKEFSMDLKQIYGAVNKDTARSALDDFTVKWKSKYGYAILSWEKNWDELTSYFDFPLEIRKIIYTTNVIESLNSGIRKFTKSKNLFPDDQGAIKAVYLSVMNIQKKWTMPVRDWGKIINQFSIIFENRCLL; via the coding sequence ATGGAAGAGAACAAGTTAGGTTTACCAAAGGACTTTTTCAAGCAGTTTAAGTCCAAGGAACAGTTCCAGGAATTCTTTCAGGAAATGTTCAAACAGGGAGTCAATGAAATGCTCCAGGGAGAGCTTGATGAGCACCTGGGTTATGAAAAGCATTCTCCAGAAGGCCATGGCAGCGGTAATTCCCGTAACGGTTTCAGTAGCAAAAAGGTCAAGAGTGAGACTCTTGGGGATGTGGTATTGTCAATTCCACGAGATCGTAATGCAAGCTTTGAGCCTAAACTGATCCCCAAGCACCAGCGTATGAGCGAGCAGATTGAGCAAAGCATTATCGGGATGTATTCCCGTGGAATGAGTACTCGTGATATTGAAGACCAGATTCGTGAAATGTACGGGGTCGAAATCTCTGAAAGTACAGTTTCTACGGTTACAAGCCGGGTTGTGGAGATGATCAAGGAATGGCAATCCCGCCCCTTAGAGCCTGTTTATTTTACTTGTTGGATGGACGGTATTCAGTTTAAGGTACGCCACAACGGAAAGGTGGTTAGCAAATGTATTTACTTGGTAATTGGCCTAAAACATGATGGCCTGAAAGAGATTTTGGGCATGTGGATCAACGAAACCGAGAGTGCATCATTCTGGCTAAGTGTGCTTACAGATTTGCGTGCCAGAGGTGTAGAGGATATCTTGATCGCCTGTACAGATAATCTTATTGGCTTTACAAAGGCCATTGCCGAGGTATTTCCCAAAACAATAACCCAGCTTTGCGTCGTACATCAAATTCGTAATAGTTGTAAATATGTGGTCTGGAAGGAACGTAAAGAGTTTTCGATGGATCTTAAACAGATTTATGGTGCAGTAAATAAAGATACCGCCAGATCAGCCCTGGATGATTTCACAGTAAAATGGAAAAGTAAGTATGGTTATGCTATTTTAAGCTGGGAGAAGAACTGGGATGAGTTGACCAGTTACTTTGACTTCCCCCTGGAAATCCGAAAAATCATTTATACCACCAATGTCATTGAAAGCCTGAACAGCGGCATAAGGAAATTCACCAAGTCCAAAAACTTGTTTCCTGACGACCAGGGTGCAATCAAGGCTGTCTACTTATCGGTCATGAATATCCAGAAAAAATGGACGATGCCAGTAAGAGATTGGGGTAAAATTATTAATCAGTTTAGTATTATATTTGAAAATAGATGTCTCCTTTAA
- a CDS encoding RagB/SusD family nutrient uptake outer membrane protein, translating to MKIIYFKLMLIISISCSLCGCKKYLDVKPEDKILEEQVFTSRTGINNALNGLYINLTKNNLYGDNLTLSTVDILAQRYNVSSSHKLYQLSIYAYADKSSMDKIDEIWTNAYVTILNANAFVENVNKYKGVLDATSDSLFQGEAIGIRAMLHFDLLRLFGPVYNSADSVKTSIPYYQQSKTTVNDLLPANKVLDLVTADLSRAENLLKKDPVITSGVLPGSLQDGGDFLRNRNYRMNYFAVKALQARVNLYRGNKTAALQAAQVLISNADKFKWTTTANALNEKINPDRIFSTEMIFGVQNTQLYSNYQNEFDPALEDSKILAAIPGRLTTVFEANENDYRYNLNWVVPANGGKTYRTFYKYADVIDKTKPFRSAIPLIKISEMFYIAAESSSDQVQALTYLNKVRNNRGLLSLTAAAALSKELQKEYQKEFYGEGQLFYYYKRNKITTIPNGSSGSGNITMSAANYVLPLPLSETQYR from the coding sequence ATGAAAATAATATACTTTAAACTGATGCTGATCATCAGCATTTCGTGCAGCCTCTGCGGATGCAAAAAATACCTGGATGTTAAACCTGAAGATAAAATTCTGGAAGAACAGGTTTTTACCAGTAGAACGGGGATAAACAATGCGCTCAATGGCTTGTATATTAACCTGACTAAGAATAATTTATATGGCGATAACCTGACCTTGTCTACAGTAGATATACTGGCGCAGCGCTATAATGTCAGTTCATCTCATAAACTATATCAGCTATCAATTTATGCTTATGCAGATAAGTCATCAATGGATAAGATTGATGAAATATGGACCAATGCTTATGTAACCATACTGAATGCAAATGCATTTGTTGAAAATGTAAACAAGTATAAAGGCGTATTGGACGCTACATCTGATTCTCTTTTTCAGGGCGAAGCGATAGGGATCAGAGCGATGCTGCATTTTGATCTGCTGCGTTTATTTGGTCCGGTCTATAACTCTGCCGACTCGGTTAAAACCTCCATCCCATATTATCAGCAAAGTAAAACAACAGTGAATGACCTGCTGCCTGCAAATAAAGTACTGGACCTGGTTACAGCAGATTTGTCCAGAGCTGAAAACCTGCTGAAAAAAGACCCGGTAATTACCAGCGGTGTGCTGCCGGGCAGTTTACAGGATGGCGGAGATTTTCTGCGCAACAGAAATTACAGGATGAATTATTTTGCTGTCAAAGCCCTGCAGGCGAGAGTAAATTTATACAGAGGAAATAAGACCGCTGCCTTACAAGCCGCACAGGTACTGATCAGCAATGCGGATAAATTTAAATGGACAACAACGGCCAATGCATTAAATGAAAAGATCAATCCTGACAGAATTTTCAGTACAGAGATGATTTTTGGTGTACAAAACACGCAGTTATACAGTAATTATCAGAATGAGTTTGATCCTGCTCTGGAAGACAGTAAGATTCTGGCTGCGATACCAGGCCGTTTAACGACAGTTTTTGAAGCGAATGAAAACGATTACCGCTATAACCTGAACTGGGTAGTGCCGGCTAACGGAGGAAAAACTTACCGGACATTTTATAAATATGCCGATGTAATTGATAAAACAAAACCTTTCCGCTCTGCTATACCATTGATCAAAATCAGCGAAATGTTTTATATCGCTGCTGAATCCTCATCTGATCAGGTTCAGGCACTCACTTATCTGAATAAGGTTCGCAATAACCGGGGCCTGCTGAGTCTGACTGCAGCAGCTGCATTGAGTAAAGAATTGCAGAAAGAATATCAGAAAGAGTTTTATGGAGAAGGGCAGCTCTTCTATTATTATAAAAGAAATAAGATAACCACCATTCCCAACGGATCTTCAGGAAGTGGAAATATAACCATGAGTGCAGCTAACTATGTTTTGCCACTGCCGCTTTCAGAAACTCAGTACCGCTAA
- a CDS encoding MvaI/BcnI family restriction endonuclease, translating to MTLESLKKIFSDNGCEKIYIKNLAPNDNSKNQVYFAGNFEFLNILPVTNIIAEEAGDWKKERFKASLDFSWILENGELRPAPHSQLILYPKYPEVRFSGFLKKCENAPSELMTQRLANRLFFFSVTDTNRVIGYVTAPDSQIANEINSVELPLVHGVFRILELTDENRNRIRLLEELLRINQLGWIRSKRLDRFGNILPCEAPNCGGYTLEAELGITPNGHSEPDYLGWEIKQFGVSNFTRISSAIITLMTPEPTNGLYKLQGAENFLRTYGYNDRAGRLDRINFGGIHKVGILHPLTNLTLVIEGFDVESGKIRNATGKISLVDYKGNDTASWDFSSMLLHWNRKHNQACYIPSISDMKNLKHYRYGKHVILGRGTDFHLFLAQMANGNIYYDPGIKMENASTHPKIKKRSQFRIKSQYLPHLYRENEIVDLGI from the coding sequence ATGACTCTTGAGAGCCTTAAGAAAATTTTTTCTGATAATGGGTGTGAAAAAATTTATATCAAAAATTTAGCACCAAATGATAATTCAAAAAACCAGGTTTACTTTGCCGGAAATTTTGAGTTTCTGAATATTTTGCCTGTTACCAATATAATTGCAGAAGAAGCAGGTGATTGGAAGAAAGAACGTTTTAAGGCTTCATTAGATTTTTCATGGATATTAGAAAATGGAGAATTAAGGCCGGCTCCCCATTCTCAATTGATTTTATATCCAAAATATCCTGAAGTAAGATTTTCAGGGTTTCTGAAGAAATGCGAAAATGCACCTAGTGAACTTATGACACAAAGACTCGCTAACAGATTGTTTTTTTTTTCGGTGACTGATACAAATCGGGTTATTGGTTATGTTACTGCGCCGGATTCTCAGATAGCAAATGAAATCAATTCAGTAGAATTGCCTTTAGTTCATGGAGTTTTTAGGATATTGGAATTAACAGATGAGAATAGGAATAGAATAAGATTACTTGAAGAATTATTAAGGATTAATCAATTGGGCTGGATACGATCTAAAAGACTGGATCGGTTTGGTAATATTCTGCCTTGTGAAGCACCTAATTGTGGGGGGTATACTCTTGAAGCAGAACTTGGGATAACTCCAAATGGCCATTCTGAACCTGATTATTTGGGTTGGGAGATTAAGCAGTTTGGAGTGTCGAACTTTACGAGAATAAGTAGCGCAATTATTACCCTAATGACTCCAGAACCGACCAATGGATTATATAAGCTTCAGGGGGCAGAAAATTTTTTAAGAACGTATGGATATAATGATAGAGCGGGACGCCTTGACAGGATAAATTTTGGGGGGATTCATAAAGTAGGAATATTGCATCCATTAACTAATTTAACACTTGTAATTGAAGGTTTTGATGTTGAGTCAGGAAAAATAAGAAATGCTACAGGTAAGATCTCTTTAGTTGATTACAAAGGTAATGATACTGCATCCTGGGATTTTTCTTCAATGTTGTTGCATTGGAATAGAAAACATAATCAAGCATGTTATATTCCTTCAATTTCAGATATGAAAAATTTGAAACATTATAGGTATGGTAAACATGTAATTCTTGGAAGAGGTACTGATTTTCATCTTTTTTTAGCTCAAATGGCTAACGGTAATATTTATTATGATCCAGGTATTAAAATGGAAAACGCTTCAACTCATCCCAAAATAAAAAAGCGCAGTCAGTTCAGGATAAAGTCGCAGTATCTCCCACATTTGTATAGAGAGAATGAAATAGTTGATTTAGGCATATAA
- a CDS encoding FecR family protein, translated as MQKEEALHLLEKYNKGTATAQERAIVEHWYLKEAKAQDLTVVEQKVDHLKAELWSGTLAKAGLAESPAKTFKLWPKLIAAAAVFLLIGTGVYLFNYNTQYKQPVNQLANDVKPGSAKALLTLSNGRTINLDVAADGKIAEQQGVTIAKTADGQISYASSQTAKTNQEISFNTIQTPNGGEYRVNLPDGTKVWLNAGSSLKYPTVFNARERRVELTGEGYFEVKHEQSRPFRVITPGNSGNGQLVEVLGTHFNINCYPDETTIHTTLLEGSVRVSEINGKKFRLLKPGEEALKQDGLLTIHPADLDEVMAWRNGKFKFNDEDIVSIMKKIARWYNLSVEYQDEAIKKERFSGTISRFENVSELLKKLELTNTFQFRIQGSKVILSKPKTKNQPTKEP; from the coding sequence ATGCAAAAAGAAGAAGCACTTCATTTACTGGAAAAATACAATAAAGGTACGGCAACTGCTCAGGAAAGAGCAATTGTTGAACATTGGTATTTAAAGGAAGCCAAGGCGCAGGATCTGACGGTAGTTGAACAAAAAGTAGATCATCTGAAAGCAGAACTCTGGTCCGGTACACTTGCCAAAGCAGGCTTAGCTGAATCACCCGCAAAAACTTTTAAACTATGGCCTAAGCTGATTGCAGCTGCAGCAGTTTTCCTTTTAATTGGAACAGGAGTATATCTGTTTAATTATAATACTCAATACAAGCAGCCTGTAAATCAGCTGGCTAACGATGTAAAACCGGGTTCAGCTAAAGCTTTACTCACCCTTTCCAATGGCAGAACAATCAATCTGGATGTAGCCGCTGATGGTAAAATCGCCGAGCAGCAGGGAGTAACTATTGCTAAAACTGCAGATGGACAAATCAGCTATGCCTCATCGCAAACCGCAAAAACAAATCAGGAAATCTCCTTTAATACGATACAAACGCCCAATGGAGGAGAATATCGCGTTAATCTCCCCGATGGAACTAAAGTCTGGCTTAATGCAGGATCTTCATTAAAATACCCAACAGTTTTTAATGCACGTGAACGGAGGGTCGAACTAACCGGAGAAGGTTATTTTGAGGTAAAACATGAACAAAGCAGACCTTTCAGAGTCATTACACCCGGCAATTCCGGCAACGGACAGCTGGTAGAGGTGCTGGGTACACATTTTAATATTAACTGCTATCCCGACGAAACCACAATTCATACTACACTACTTGAAGGTAGTGTAAGAGTTTCAGAGATTAACGGCAAAAAGTTCAGGCTCCTTAAACCAGGAGAAGAAGCGCTTAAACAAGACGGTCTTTTAACGATACATCCGGCAGATCTGGATGAAGTTATGGCCTGGAGAAACGGGAAGTTTAAATTTAATGATGAAGACATTGTCAGCATCATGAAGAAGATAGCACGCTGGTATAATCTCAGTGTAGAATATCAGGATGAAGCGATTAAAAAGGAACGCTTTAGCGGGACTATTTCCCGTTTTGAGAATGTTTCAGAGTTATTGAAAAAACTGGAACTGACCAATACTTTTCAGTTCCGGATTCAGGGGAGTAAAGTAATTCTCTCCAAACCCAAAACAAAAAATCAACCAACCAAGGAACCCTAA
- a CDS encoding SusC/RagA family TonB-linked outer membrane protein, protein MRFNIIALLLCTFLIQVSARSFAQKITLRKKNITLDIVFKEITKQTGYDVIWQQDKLKTSHAIDVYFNNASLNMVLDAIFNNEPLTYAIANKTIVVKLREKTEDAAGFHAVAPGEVRGIVRDEKGELIAGASVVAVNKSTNARTVTATGKDGTFRFPKLPAGAYSFIITYVGYAAKVVNGIVRNDQPLMLAVIIKETTTTLDNEIVVTGTGITRKKDSFTGATVTFSGDQLKAIGNNNIIQSLRTMDPSFLLIENNLAGSNPNKLPQIEVRGKTSIPSATLKDQFATDPNQPLFILDGFETTLQTIVDLDMNRVAGVTILKDAASTALYGAKASNGVVVIQTLKPRAGELRITYTNDFRLESPDLSGYNMMNATEKLEFERLSGRYTSNRGSADSQYYLDQLYNTHLTQVKKGVNSYWLNEPVQTGISENNSVYLEGGTTEFTYGVGANYKSQRGTMKGSGRDTWSGSINLTYRKSKISVNNILFVRGYDAKNSPYGSFSDFVNANPYFLKDASQRYLEVSRASNYDSLFVRNPLYNAFLPSKNGTKNLEVQNNLQLNYKITPALQLMTGLQLIKGNTNEEVFKSPEDTFFDKVSVLKRGTLTSNKSDNFSYQANALLTYGKVFNGKHSVTANARAEINNSENRSIAFTAEGFPPGSDGNPAFAYAYQANGAPSAYSRVFRTMNATLSANYSYNTRYLFDFSYRLDGSTAFGSNKQFSPYYSTGIGWNLQNETFMKRAKWINRLKLYANIGITGNQNYGNITSVSVYGYNSNAYYNQFGQGVTLNTLGNPDLDPQKTTQFSGGLDFSLFNNRFTGYINAYNKYTNPLVVAANLPSSTGVFSYPLNVGNLNTRGAEIKMGYSPVYNLDKRVVWNINITGSMYKSKYDGFGNTLSGLNKQQEANQSLLRFTDGHSPDDIWAAKSLGIDPATGRELFLARDGQYTFDYNTANLQSVGNTNPAVEGVFSTSLFYKGFNLGIYVRYRFGADIFNTALYNKVENISYSDIAYNQDKRALYDRWQQPGDIARFKAVSQTSTTPMSSRFVQRENSISGESVNIGYTFENKAWLKQAGMRSLNLTAIANDIFRVSSVLSERGIDYPFSKTVSFSLRASF, encoded by the coding sequence ATGCGTTTTAATATTATTGCGCTCTTGCTGTGCACTTTCCTGATCCAGGTAAGTGCCAGGTCTTTTGCACAAAAAATCACGCTCCGTAAAAAGAATATCACACTCGATATTGTCTTTAAAGAGATCACTAAACAAACCGGTTACGATGTTATCTGGCAGCAGGATAAATTAAAAACCAGCCATGCCATTGATGTTTATTTTAATAATGCATCTCTGAATATGGTACTCGATGCAATTTTTAATAACGAACCTTTAACCTATGCAATTGCCAATAAAACCATAGTCGTAAAACTCAGAGAAAAAACTGAAGATGCGGCAGGCTTTCATGCTGTTGCTCCTGGTGAGGTAAGAGGAATAGTCCGGGATGAAAAAGGTGAACTGATTGCCGGAGCATCAGTCGTTGCTGTCAATAAAAGTACCAATGCCCGGACGGTCACGGCCACGGGCAAAGACGGAACTTTCCGTTTCCCAAAATTGCCAGCCGGAGCTTACAGCTTTATAATTACTTATGTAGGATATGCAGCCAAAGTTGTCAATGGAATTGTCAGAAATGATCAGCCTTTAATGCTGGCCGTGATTATCAAAGAAACCACCACAACACTGGATAACGAGATTGTCGTTACCGGAACCGGGATCACCCGGAAGAAAGATAGCTTTACCGGTGCTACAGTGACTTTCTCCGGCGATCAGCTGAAAGCTATCGGCAACAATAACATTATTCAGAGTTTACGAACGATGGATCCTTCTTTTTTGCTGATAGAAAATAATCTGGCGGGTTCCAACCCGAATAAACTGCCGCAGATTGAAGTGCGCGGAAAAACAAGTATTCCAAGCGCAACGCTGAAAGATCAGTTTGCTACAGACCCTAACCAACCCCTTTTTATTCTTGACGGGTTTGAAACAACCCTGCAAACTATTGTCGATCTGGATATGAACAGGGTAGCTGGGGTAACGATTCTCAAAGATGCAGCTTCTACAGCTTTGTACGGAGCCAAAGCATCAAACGGAGTAGTTGTCATACAAACCTTAAAGCCAAGAGCCGGAGAGCTGCGGATTACCTATACCAATGACTTCAGACTGGAGAGTCCTGACTTATCGGGATATAACATGATGAATGCAACTGAGAAGCTCGAATTCGAGAGATTATCCGGGAGATATACCTCTAACAGAGGTTCAGCAGACAGTCAGTATTATCTGGATCAGCTTTACAATACACACCTGACCCAGGTTAAAAAAGGAGTGAACAGTTACTGGCTGAATGAACCTGTACAAACCGGAATTTCTGAGAATAACTCAGTTTATCTTGAAGGTGGAACAACCGAATTCACCTATGGCGTGGGCGCAAATTATAAAAGTCAGCGCGGAACAATGAAAGGGTCCGGAAGAGATACCTGGAGTGGAAGCATCAATCTGACTTACAGAAAATCGAAAATCAGTGTAAACAATATCCTGTTTGTAAGAGGATACGATGCGAAAAACTCTCCTTATGGCTCTTTCTCGGATTTTGTCAATGCAAACCCTTACTTTTTAAAAGATGCTTCCCAGCGGTACCTGGAAGTGAGCAGAGCTTCAAATTATGATTCCCTGTTTGTCAGGAACCCTTTGTATAATGCTTTTCTTCCGTCAAAAAACGGTACTAAAAACCTCGAAGTACAAAACAATCTTCAGCTTAACTATAAAATCACGCCTGCATTACAGCTGATGACGGGTTTGCAGCTGATCAAAGGGAATACGAATGAAGAAGTTTTTAAATCACCAGAAGATACTTTTTTTGATAAAGTATCAGTATTAAAACGCGGAACATTAACCAGTAACAAGAGTGATAACTTTTCTTATCAGGCCAATGCCCTGTTAACCTATGGAAAGGTATTTAACGGGAAACATTCTGTCACTGCCAATGCCCGTGCAGAAATCAATAACAGTGAAAACAGAAGTATTGCTTTTACCGCAGAAGGTTTCCCTCCCGGGAGCGATGGTAATCCTGCATTCGCCTATGCCTATCAGGCCAATGGTGCACCTTCCGCCTATTCAAGAGTTTTCAGGACGATGAATGCTACCTTGTCGGCCAATTATTCTTATAATACCAGGTATTTGTTTGATTTTTCTTACCGTCTGGATGGCTCTACAGCCTTTGGAAGCAACAAACAATTCTCCCCTTATTATTCAACCGGTATAGGCTGGAATCTGCAAAATGAGACCTTTATGAAGAGAGCCAAATGGATCAACCGGTTAAAATTATATGCCAATATAGGGATTACCGGTAATCAGAATTATGGAAATATAACCTCAGTATCAGTTTACGGCTATAACAGTAACGCTTATTATAATCAGTTTGGACAGGGGGTAACGCTCAATACACTCGGCAACCCTGACCTTGACCCGCAAAAGACCACCCAATTTAGCGGAGGTTTAGATTTCTCCCTGTTTAATAACCGTTTCACAGGCTATATCAATGCCTATAATAAATACACCAATCCACTGGTAGTGGCAGCAAATTTACCATCCTCTACCGGAGTTTTTAGTTATCCTTTAAATGTTGGAAATCTGAATACCCGTGGTGCAGAGATAAAAATGGGGTATTCTCCGGTTTATAATCTGGATAAACGGGTTGTCTGGAATATCAATATTACCGGCAGTATGTATAAAAGTAAATATGATGGATTTGGTAATACCCTGAGCGGATTAAACAAGCAGCAGGAAGCCAATCAGTCTTTACTGCGTTTTACAGACGGACACAGCCCTGATGATATCTGGGCAGCTAAATCTTTAGGTATTGACCCGGCAACAGGCAGAGAACTTTTTCTGGCCAGAGACGGGCAGTATACCTTTGATTATAATACTGCGAACCTGCAATCAGTGGGGAATACCAACCCGGCAGTGGAAGGCGTATTCAGTACCAGTCTTTTTTATAAAGGATTTAATCTGGGCATTTATGTACGATACAGATTTGGTGCCGATATCTTTAATACCGCTTTATACAATAAAGTAGAGAATATCTCTTACTCGGACATTGCCTATAACCAGGATAAGCGGGCACTATATGACCGCTGGCAGCAACCAGGAGATATTGCACGTTTTAAAGCCGTTTCTCAAACCAGTACAACACCTATGTCTTCCCGTTTTGTACAAAGAGAAAACAGCATCAGCGGAGAATCTGTCAATATAGGGTACACCTTTGAAAACAAAGCATGGCTGAAACAGGCAGGTATGAGATCCCTTAATCTTACCGCCATAGCAAACGATATTTTCAGAGTATCCTCTGTACTCAGTGAAAGAGGGATTGATTACCCTTTCTCCAAAACAGTTTCATTTAGTCTAAGAGCCTCATTTTAA
- a CDS encoding DUF4843 domain-containing protein, with the protein MKKIIYSLSALLTLVTAGSCKKQLMTYEGLPDIYFNEAARLPAYSGEVLTDSTVLSFSLALAKDSVKNIVVAVTGAPADHDREYSLTINSASTAVEGTHYTPIPKTLTIKKNKLLDTIPVKFFRTTDLRTRTVTLLLDLQANSNFVNQMNNKVLDKQTGKVKSFITYRIYVNDMLKKPKLWFDGYLGVFTQKKLNLIMEILKITPAYLDATASLGEQGAYGGYMQRYLNEMKTAGQTIYEDDGTEMMMGQYVQ; encoded by the coding sequence ATGAAGAAAATTATTTATAGCCTTTCAGCATTGCTGACCCTGGTAACAGCTGGTTCCTGTAAAAAACAACTGATGACTTATGAAGGCCTGCCGGATATTTATTTTAACGAAGCAGCCAGATTACCTGCCTACAGCGGAGAGGTACTTACCGATTCTACCGTTTTATCCTTTTCACTGGCGCTGGCAAAAGACTCTGTCAAAAACATAGTGGTTGCAGTTACCGGAGCACCGGCCGATCACGACCGGGAGTACAGCCTGACTATTAATTCCGCTTCTACTGCTGTTGAAGGGACACATTATACACCGATTCCTAAAACACTGACCATCAAAAAGAATAAGCTGCTGGATACCATTCCGGTAAAGTTCTTCAGGACTACAGATCTGCGTACCCGTACTGTTACGCTTTTACTGGATCTGCAGGCGAATTCCAACTTTGTCAACCAGATGAATAATAAAGTTCTGGATAAACAGACAGGTAAGGTGAAGAGCTTTATCACGTACAGGATATATGTAAATGATATGCTCAAAAAACCAAAATTATGGTTTGACGGATACCTTGGCGTTTTTACCCAGAAAAAATTGAACCTGATCATGGAGATCCTGAAAATCACCCCTGCTTATCTCGATGCAACTGCATCCTTAGGAGAACAGGGAGCCTACGGAGGTTATATGCAAAGATATCTCAATGAGATGAAGACTGCCGGCCAGACCATTTATGAAGATGACGGGACTGAAATGATGATGGGGCAGTATGTACAATAA
- a CDS encoding RNA polymerase sigma factor encodes MMYSKFSDQHLLGLLKEGDEAAFTEIYDRYWKVMYLHVFRMLRDEEEAKDVIQELFSTFWLKKETIQSTNISGYLYVAARNKVLNLVQQNKVRSDYLTSLGSFSHEMSNVTLDQLDEKDLANALEREIAKLPDKMRIIFELSRKENLSHKEIALKLGLSDKTVKKQISNALKLIRSNLGVAGASILWLIFLR; translated from the coding sequence ATGATGTATTCGAAATTTTCAGATCAGCATTTACTCGGCTTATTGAAAGAGGGTGATGAAGCTGCTTTTACGGAGATTTATGATCGTTACTGGAAGGTAATGTACCTTCATGTTTTTCGGATGCTGAGGGATGAAGAAGAAGCCAAAGATGTTATTCAGGAGCTTTTCAGTACTTTCTGGCTGAAAAAAGAGACTATACAGAGTACTAATATTTCCGGTTACCTGTACGTAGCTGCAAGAAATAAAGTATTGAATCTGGTGCAGCAAAATAAAGTCCGCAGTGATTATCTGACTTCCCTGGGTTCGTTTAGCCACGAAATGAGTAATGTGACGCTGGATCAGCTGGATGAAAAAGATCTGGCTAATGCTCTTGAAAGAGAAATTGCTAAGCTTCCTGACAAAATGCGGATCATCTTTGAATTAAGCCGTAAGGAAAACCTCTCACATAAAGAAATTGCGCTGAAGCTGGGTCTATCAGACAAGACTGTCAAAAAACAGATCAGTAATGCTTTAAAACTAATCCGTAGTAATCTGGGGGTAGCGGGAGCAAGCATTTTATGGCTCATATTTTTAAGATGA
- a CDS encoding DUF3887 domain-containing protein: MSQFNNQKYDDIFDSFTTKYQQKISKEILKSYLKKIQGMTKGIESAIFKSKDENIYNYLLIAKAEETEADFQLSIDQNNKIELINFKRIGGSEPVKNFV, from the coding sequence ATAAGTCAATTCAACAATCAAAAATATGACGACATTTTTGACTCCTTTACTACGAAATATCAGCAAAAAATCTCTAAAGAAATACTAAAATCATACTTAAAGAAAATTCAAGGTATGACCAAAGGGATAGAATCAGCAATCTTTAAATCAAAAGATGAGAATATTTATAATTATCTGCTGATTGCAAAAGCAGAAGAAACCGAGGCTGATTTTCAACTCAGCATCGATCAGAATAATAAGATTGAACTCATTAACTTCAAAAGAATTGGTGGAAGTGAGCCTGTGAAGAATTTTGTGTAA